The following proteins come from a genomic window of Mariniflexile sp. TRM1-10:
- a CDS encoding glycosyltransferase family protein translates to MTKQIVIVVDSIDVNDSSGSKANIALIKNLAAIGYSVTVMHFTQKDIHLNGVACILIKEKKYNILYFLSRTQRIIQRYFKINLARYLEPIFGFSFTFFNDINSIKAVLKKLDVSKFDLVLTLSKGASFRPHYAVNKLPILHKKWMAYIHDPYPFSCYPKPYDWNEPGHKQKQLFFESLSKHAKHAAFPSKLLNDWMGSYFPNFNNTGIVIPHQSFEEEPMNFEKPNYFDSNKFNLLHAGNLMKQRNPEGLIKGYKLFLENTPEAKGNSQLLLLGNADYHKELINKYTVGLSQLYVQLTNVPFNEVYWLQKQVSVNIILEANSEISPFLPGKFPHCIAANKPILHLGPKHSETKRLLGEHYEYWTEADNVEVISIIIEKLYNEWLLSSKTMCLNRSDLENYLGKAYLKEQLEKVFGND, encoded by the coding sequence ATGACTAAACAAATTGTAATAGTTGTAGATTCCATTGATGTCAATGATAGTAGTGGGTCTAAAGCCAATATAGCTTTAATTAAAAACTTAGCTGCAATTGGTTATAGTGTTACGGTTATGCATTTTACGCAAAAAGATATTCATTTAAATGGAGTTGCGTGTATTTTAATAAAAGAAAAAAAGTATAACATATTATATTTTTTAAGTAGAACACAACGTATTATTCAACGCTATTTTAAAATAAATTTAGCAAGGTATTTAGAACCCATTTTCGGTTTTTCTTTTACCTTTTTTAATGATATAAATAGTATTAAGGCAGTGTTAAAAAAACTGGATGTTTCAAAATTTGATTTAGTATTAACATTAAGCAAAGGTGCTAGTTTTAGACCACATTATGCAGTAAACAAACTACCGATCTTACATAAAAAATGGATGGCATATATACATGACCCTTATCCATTCAGTTGTTATCCAAAACCTTATGATTGGAATGAGCCAGGACATAAACAAAAGCAACTTTTTTTTGAAAGTCTTTCAAAACATGCCAAACATGCTGCTTTTCCAAGCAAGTTGTTAAATGATTGGATGGGTAGTTATTTTCCTAATTTTAATAATACAGGCATAGTAATTCCACATCAAAGTTTTGAAGAAGAACCAATGAATTTTGAAAAACCAAACTATTTTGATAGTAATAAATTTAATTTATTACATGCAGGGAATTTAATGAAACAACGCAACCCAGAAGGTTTAATAAAGGGGTATAAACTGTTTCTTGAAAATACTCCAGAAGCTAAAGGAAACTCTCAATTATTGTTATTGGGTAATGCCGATTATCATAAAGAGCTTATTAATAAATATACGGTTGGTTTATCACAGCTATATGTACAACTTACAAATGTTCCTTTCAACGAAGTATATTGGTTGCAAAAGCAGGTGTCTGTAAATATTATTTTAGAAGCAAATTCAGAGATTAGTCCATTTTTACCTGGAAAATTTCCCCATTGTATAGCAGCAAATAAACCTATATTACATTTAGGTCCAAAGCATAGCGAAACAAAACGTTTACTTGGTGAACACTATGAGTATTGGACAGAAGCTGATAATGTTGAAGTGATTTCGATAATAATAGAAAAACTTTATAATGAATGGCTACTTTCATCCAAAACGATGTGTTTAAATAGATCTGATTTAGAAAACTATTTAGGAAAAGCGTATTTAAAAGAACAACTAGAAAAGGTTTTTGGCAATGACTAA
- a CDS encoding glycosyltransferase family 2 protein produces the protein MVKGLVSIIIPTYNRVHLIGETLDSILSQTYTNWECIVVDDGSTDDTKMTIEQYVQKDARIKLYNRPENYLKGANSCRNYGFEKSSGKYINWFDSDDIMISSFIQKKVEFLENEKLDFVISHSINFNEVGNETPIFDNNNKGKDITAENFIGNVINWITMDAMVTRQSVGELRFNELLKSGQEYNFYSRYLLKKPKGEFIYECLAKRRIHKTSIQQQLLKDEIKRKKELLFNEMLLLKDIKGKVSRKLIKRSLKRLIRLSYETQKKFTFSKVQFIVLKELISFGSLKAICCYLIWGMTNFIFGKGYFFIKLSKFD, from the coding sequence ATGGTTAAGGGCTTAGTTTCTATCATTATTCCAACTTATAATAGAGTACATTTAATTGGAGAAACTTTAGATAGTATTTTGAGTCAAACATATACTAATTGGGAATGTATTGTAGTTGATGATGGAAGTACAGATGATACAAAAATGACTATAGAACAATATGTGCAAAAAGATGCTAGAATCAAACTATACAACAGACCAGAAAATTATTTAAAAGGTGCCAACTCCTGCAGAAATTATGGATTTGAAAAAAGTTCAGGCAAATACATAAATTGGTTTGACAGTGATGATATAATGATATCTTCTTTTATCCAAAAAAAAGTTGAATTTTTAGAAAATGAAAAGCTTGATTTTGTGATTTCTCATTCAATTAATTTTAATGAAGTAGGAAATGAAACACCTATTTTTGATAATAATAACAAAGGAAAAGATATTACTGCTGAAAATTTTATTGGAAATGTCATTAATTGGATTACTATGGATGCCATGGTTACAAGACAATCCGTTGGAGAATTACGTTTTAATGAGCTTCTAAAATCAGGACAAGAATATAATTTTTATTCCAGATATTTACTTAAAAAGCCAAAGGGTGAATTTATATATGAATGTTTAGCAAAAAGACGAATTCATAAGACTTCAATTCAGCAACAGTTGCTAAAGGATGAAATAAAGAGGAAAAAGGAATTATTATTCAATGAAATGCTTCTGTTAAAAGATATAAAAGGAAAAGTGTCTAGAAAATTAATTAAGCGTAGTTTAAAACGCTTGATAAGGTTAAGCTATGAAACACAAAAAAAATTCACTTTCAGTAAAGTACAGTTTATTGTATTGAAAGAATTGATAAGTTTTGGTAGTTTAAAAGCAATATGTTGCTATTTAATTTGGGGAATGACCAATTTTATCTTTGGCAAGGGCTATTTTTTTATTAAACTATCTAAATTTGATTGA
- a CDS encoding glycosyltransferase family 2 protein: MKEQRNIFSVSVVVPCYNQAQYLDECLQSVLNQNYTNWECIIVNDGSSDDTEVIAKRWVVKDKRFKYYCQENSGVSSARNLGIENAKGYYMLPLDADDLIAEDYISLAIEAFKKNDNLKIVYCQAKKFGNESRYWELPKFHIEILLKGNIIFNCAMFKREDWQKVGGYDTSFTIGYEDWEFWISLLKNGGNVYQIPKVCFMYRINNESRNNKLIKEQMEEISKQINAKHIDVYAKIFGSYNSLLFRIDNLKQQSQLLTNEQNGFGHKLKRRIKSVIIKIININRKH; encoded by the coding sequence TTGAAAGAACAAAGGAATATATTTTCTGTATCTGTGGTTGTACCTTGTTATAACCAAGCTCAATATTTGGATGAATGCTTACAGTCTGTACTAAACCAAAACTATACTAATTGGGAATGTATTATTGTAAACGATGGCTCTAGTGATGATACAGAAGTTATTGCTAAACGTTGGGTAGTTAAAGATAAAAGGTTTAAGTACTACTGTCAAGAAAACTCTGGTGTGTCCAGTGCAAGAAATCTTGGTATTGAAAATGCCAAAGGATATTATATGTTGCCACTAGATGCCGATGACTTAATAGCAGAAGATTATATTTCACTAGCTATAGAAGCTTTCAAAAAAAATGATAATTTAAAAATTGTTTATTGTCAAGCCAAAAAATTTGGCAATGAAAGCAGGTATTGGGAATTACCCAAGTTTCATATTGAAATATTACTAAAGGGTAACATAATATTTAATTGTGCAATGTTTAAGAGAGAAGATTGGCAAAAAGTTGGTGGCTATGATACAAGTTTTACAATAGGTTATGAAGATTGGGAGTTTTGGATTAGTTTGTTAAAAAATGGAGGAAATGTTTACCAAATACCAAAAGTATGTTTTATGTACAGAATTAATAACGAATCTAGAAATAATAAACTTATAAAAGAACAGATGGAAGAGATATCTAAGCAGATAAATGCAAAACATATTGATGTCTATGCTAAAATATTTGGTAGTTACAATAGTTTACTGTTTAGGATAGATAATTTAAAGCAGCAAAGTCAGTTATTAACAAATGAACAAAATGGGTTTGGTCATAAATTAAAAAGGCGAATAAAAAGTGTGATCATTAAAATAATAAATATTAATAGAAAGCATTGA
- a CDS encoding glycosyltransferase: protein MSKEMQNRPDLISIVIPCYNDTQFIEQAVDSALNQTYFDKEIIVVDDGSDFETKKVLKNIEHKITKLITQENKGQSTARNVGIRYAKGEFVLVLDSDDFFEPTFCEKAINIFTSCKETKIVSCYANLLFNNGKKLHYKPKGGTIHDFLFFNQILGTSMFKRQDWEYCGGYDESMRNGFEDWEFFIRLLKNGGIAEVIKEHLYNYRKRLNSTTLKANENKYELLKYMFLKHKELYINNFELTISHLLNGIEREEIEKRKNTERLEFKIGQTILKPIRWVKSLLG, encoded by the coding sequence ATGAGTAAAGAAATGCAAAATAGACCAGATTTAATATCCATAGTAATTCCTTGCTATAATGATACTCAATTTATTGAACAAGCAGTTGATTCGGCTTTAAATCAAACGTATTTTGATAAAGAAATTATTGTGGTTGATGATGGCTCTGATTTTGAAACAAAGAAAGTCTTAAAAAATATTGAACACAAAATCACGAAATTAATTACACAAGAAAATAAAGGACAGAGTACAGCAAGAAATGTTGGTATAAGATACGCAAAAGGTGAATTCGTTTTGGTATTGGATAGTGATGATTTTTTTGAACCTACTTTTTGCGAAAAAGCCATAAATATCTTTACGTCTTGTAAAGAAACTAAAATAGTTAGTTGTTATGCTAATTTACTTTTTAATAATGGAAAAAAATTACATTACAAACCTAAAGGAGGAACTATTCATGATTTTCTTTTTTTTAATCAAATATTAGGCACCTCTATGTTTAAAAGGCAAGATTGGGAATATTGCGGTGGATATGATGAATCGATGCGAAATGGATTTGAAGATTGGGAGTTTTTTATAAGACTTTTAAAGAATGGAGGAATAGCAGAAGTTATTAAAGAGCATTTATATAATTATAGAAAAAGATTAAACTCTACAACTCTAAAAGCAAATGAAAATAAATACGAGTTACTTAAGTACATGTTTTTAAAGCATAAAGAGTTGTATATAAATAATTTTGAGTTAACAATATCTCATTTGTTAAATGGTATTGAAAGAGAGGAAATAGAAAAAAGAAAAAATACCGAACGATTGGAGTTCAAAATTGGTCAAACAATTTTAAAACCTATCCGTTGGGTAAAATCACTTTTAGGATGA
- a CDS encoding glycosyltransferase family 2 protein produces MKKTVVIIVTYNGMQWIERCIKSVLESAIICEIIIVDNNSSDGTTAFIKTHFPQVILLEQTKNLGFGAANNLGMSYAFNNNADYVFLLNQDAYLQSDTIGKLIEVHNGNPDYGILSPIHLNGEANKLDKIFSNYIKINDLLFYDALKGAFSKSIYEVPFVNAAAWLLPKQTLEVIGGFDPIFHHYAEDDNYCQRVIYHELKIGIVPNCYAQHDREFRQKKLNSLYNLIQRERYLKYKWANINIEVTEEIEKQKKYLKMLVLRLFFKFQYKKMLYYKKELALINQIIPEIFKSRSINSKTGKHYL; encoded by the coding sequence ATGAAAAAAACAGTAGTTATTATCGTGACTTATAATGGTATGCAGTGGATTGAAAGGTGCATTAAAAGTGTTTTAGAAAGCGCAATCATTTGTGAAATAATTATTGTTGATAATAATTCAAGTGATGGAACAACGGCATTCATTAAAACACATTTTCCTCAAGTAATTTTGTTAGAACAAACCAAAAATCTAGGTTTTGGGGCAGCTAATAACCTAGGAATGAGTTATGCATTTAATAATAATGCAGATTATGTTTTTTTATTAAACCAAGATGCTTATTTACAATCAGATACGATTGGTAAATTAATAGAGGTTCATAACGGTAACCCAGACTATGGTATTTTGAGTCCTATTCATTTAAATGGAGAAGCTAACAAGCTTGACAAAATTTTTTCAAATTATATAAAAATAAACGACTTATTATTTTATGATGCTTTAAAAGGTGCGTTTTCAAAGTCCATTTATGAAGTTCCTTTTGTTAATGCCGCAGCTTGGTTGTTACCAAAACAGACACTGGAAGTTATTGGTGGTTTTGATCCTATTTTCCATCATTATGCCGAAGATGATAATTATTGCCAACGCGTTATTTACCATGAGCTTAAAATTGGTATTGTACCAAACTGTTATGCGCAGCATGATAGGGAGTTTAGACAAAAAAAGTTAAATAGTTTATATAACCTTATTCAACGAGAGAGGTACTTAAAATATAAATGGGCAAACATTAATATTGAAGTAACAGAAGAAATTGAAAAGCAAAAGAAGTATTTGAAAATGCTTGTATTGAGACTTTTTTTTAAATTTCAATATAAAAAGATGCTTTATTATAAAAAGGAACTAGCTCTAATAAATCAAATAATACCTGAGATTTTTAAAAGTAGGAGCATTAATTCAAAAACAGGGAAGCATTATTTATAA
- a CDS encoding glycosyltransferase produces MKHFLATRFNLTVPDWKTSKSGKLVLTDDWLENRFYLFENYCLPSVKNQTNQNFIWCVFFDTNTSDFYKNKIKIIEENYSNFKPLFIEGIGSLHNSFKDFIVNNLRDDEYIITTRLDNDDLIHKDFIKTIQSLYQPIDKTVIDLRKGYSITLKKKHSEIRVYVGRFNPFISLVEEAKKIETVFAKMHLDWADSKNIIIEDNLKLWVELVHDENKLNHTKYNLKRALIFNNADFGLFYDFKLKDPFDKVISANVKLEASSLKQALKYKFKKIFFYG; encoded by the coding sequence ATGAAACATTTTTTAGCAACAAGATTTAATTTAACAGTTCCTGATTGGAAAACTTCCAAAAGCGGCAAACTTGTTTTAACAGATGACTGGTTAGAAAATAGATTTTATTTATTCGAAAATTATTGTTTGCCATCTGTTAAGAATCAAACCAATCAAAATTTTATATGGTGTGTTTTTTTTGATACAAATACATCGGATTTTTATAAGAATAAAATAAAAATTATTGAAGAAAACTACTCAAATTTCAAACCTTTATTTATTGAAGGTATAGGTAGCCTTCATAATTCATTTAAAGATTTTATAGTTAATAATCTTAGAGATGATGAATACATAATAACTACAAGATTAGATAACGATGATCTTATCCATAAAGATTTTATTAAAACAATTCAATCTTTATACCAACCAATTGATAAAACTGTAATTGATTTAAGAAAAGGTTATTCAATAACTTTAAAGAAAAAGCATAGTGAAATTAGAGTTTATGTAGGTAGATTTAATCCTTTTATAAGTCTTGTTGAGGAAGCAAAAAAAATAGAAACAGTATTTGCTAAAATGCATTTAGATTGGGCCGATTCAAAAAATATAATTATAGAAGATAACTTAAAACTTTGGGTTGAGTTAGTTCATGATGAAAATAAATTAAATCATACAAAATACAATTTAAAAAGAGCTTTGATTTTTAATAATGCTGATTTTGGGCTTTTCTATGATTTTAAATTAAAGGATCCGTTTGATAAAGTCATAAGTGCCAACGTAAAACTAGAAGCAAGTAGTTTAAAGCAGGCTTTGAAGTATAAATTTAAAAAGATTTTTTTTTATGGTTAA
- a CDS encoding glycosyltransferase family 2 protein, whose product MKPLVSICIPTYNGAQFIAEAMQSVIAQTYPNLEIIVSDDASIDNTLVIIQQLKQKTSIPINIYHHKPNGIGANWNNCIKNANGKYIKFLFQDDILNPICIEDMVQVLEANKSIALVASKRELIVETSYLNEETEKWIKGYGNLQEALQLPLKNGMRILDRQLFKSDLFLCSPLNKVGEPSVTLFRKDLLKKTGYFREDLKQILDYEFYYRILKKYEIAILEKELVKFRLHQQQATNLNKGNDSSDYIAYDRIIYKEYFKFLNKEKQIDYLKKYNPFVKKYYLAVKLLLKIKRRLHL is encoded by the coding sequence TTGAAGCCTTTAGTTTCCATATGTATTCCTACCTATAATGGTGCCCAATTTATTGCAGAAGCTATGCAATCTGTCATAGCCCAAACCTATCCAAATTTAGAAATTATAGTTTCAGATGATGCTTCAATAGACAATACATTAGTAATTATTCAACAGTTAAAACAAAAAACAAGCATTCCCATAAACATCTATCATCATAAACCAAATGGCATTGGAGCCAATTGGAATAATTGCATTAAAAATGCCAATGGTAAATACATTAAATTTTTATTTCAAGATGATATTTTAAATCCCATATGCATTGAGGATATGGTGCAAGTTCTTGAAGCCAATAAATCAATAGCATTAGTGGCTAGTAAAAGAGAACTTATAGTTGAAACATCTTATTTAAATGAAGAAACTGAAAAGTGGATAAAGGGTTACGGAAATTTACAGGAAGCATTACAACTGCCATTAAAGAATGGTATGCGAATTTTGGATAGACAGTTATTTAAATCAGACCTGTTTTTGTGTTCGCCATTAAATAAGGTAGGAGAACCTTCGGTGACATTATTTAGAAAGGACCTATTAAAAAAAACTGGTTATTTTAGAGAGGATTTAAAACAAATTTTAGATTATGAGTTTTATTATCGTATTTTAAAAAAATATGAAATAGCCATTTTAGAAAAGGAATTGGTTAAATTTAGGTTGCACCAACAACAAGCTACCAATCTGAATAAAGGTAATGATAGTTCAGATTATATAGCATACGATAGGATAATTTATAAAGAGTATTTTAAGTTTCTTAATAAAGAAAAGCAAATAGATTATCTGAAAAAATATAATCCTTTTGTGAAAAAATACTATTTGGCTGTTAAACTACTTTTAAAAATAAAAAGAAGATTACATTTATAA
- a CDS encoding glycosyltransferase family 2 protein, with product MNLSSQVSIIMATYNRAHFIVETLKSIQTQTYTHWECLIIDDGSTDTTETVLEPILKADNRFKYCKRPPSYKKGLPGSRNYGLDLAKGDYIVFFDDDDVVHPLCLEISLSALKNIQNSSFCNFKKEAFLGDFNYSSINKGNECSLEITKDDLLENVIKQKIPFASCTVLWKRECFKEHVFNENLMYAEEWECYQRILSNKPKGVLIDKVLYYNRKHDKSNTGEFWRNSKIRVNSKKEAIKLVVSNLYKKELLSPYLFKYLVNLAISFRDFKLVKNILKITKPKMRLKLFYIIKYYLFPFWVFYKNKRRYKH from the coding sequence ATGAACCTTAGCTCACAAGTTTCAATCATCATGGCAACCTACAATAGAGCACATTTTATTGTAGAAACCTTAAAATCCATACAAACGCAGACCTATACTCATTGGGAGTGTTTAATTATAGATGATGGAAGTACCGATACTACAGAAACCGTTTTAGAACCTATTTTAAAAGCAGACAATCGATTTAAATACTGCAAACGACCACCAAGCTATAAAAAGGGATTGCCGGGAAGTAGAAATTATGGTTTGGATTTAGCAAAAGGAGATTATATTGTTTTTTTTGATGATGACGATGTGGTTCATCCGTTATGTTTAGAAATTAGTTTATCTGCTCTCAAAAACATTCAAAATTCATCTTTTTGTAATTTTAAGAAAGAAGCTTTTTTAGGAGATTTTAATTATAGCTCAATAAATAAGGGTAATGAATGTAGTTTAGAAATAACCAAAGATGATTTATTAGAAAACGTTATAAAACAAAAAATTCCTTTTGCATCGTGTACAGTTTTATGGAAAAGAGAATGTTTTAAAGAACATGTTTTTAATGAAAATTTGATGTATGCCGAAGAGTGGGAATGTTATCAGCGTATACTCAGTAATAAACCTAAAGGGGTTCTTATAGATAAAGTGTTGTACTATAATAGAAAGCATGACAAATCAAATACAGGGGAGTTTTGGAGAAATTCAAAAATTCGAGTAAATTCAAAAAAAGAGGCCATTAAATTGGTTGTAAGTAACTTATATAAAAAAGAGCTGTTATCACCTTATTTATTTAAATACTTAGTAAATTTAGCTATTTCGTTTAGAGATTTTAAATTAGTAAAAAACATTCTTAAAATCACAAAACCAAAAATGAGACTGAAATTATTTTACATAATAAAATATTATTTATTTCCTTTTTGGGTTTTTTATAAGAATAAAAGAAGATATAAACATTGA
- a CDS encoding glycosyltransferase family 2 protein — protein MTKFSILITTKDRLSDLKETLNQLACFIDNDDVEFIICDDGSSDGTSTFIETNYKSIQLIKNAKSKGLIFSRNRLLNLTKAKYAITLDDDAHIVSQNPLEIIETFFESNKKCAVIAFRVFWGKTLPDNLNHTLVNARVKGFVGCGHVWRMDVWRSLPNYPDWFVFYGEEEFAGFHLFKKDWEIWFVPDVLAHHRVDVKARKKHQDYTTRLRRSLRSGWYLYLLFYPLKYIPKRLAYTLWMQLKLKVFKGDFRALLAILGAIFDVLFNLKRLIFNRNALNNSEYQKYKRLPDTFLYWTN, from the coding sequence ATGACTAAATTTTCCATATTAATCACCACAAAAGATAGGTTGTCCGATTTAAAGGAAACATTAAATCAACTAGCTTGTTTTATAGACAATGATGATGTGGAATTTATTATTTGTGATGATGGTTCTAGCGATGGAACATCAACTTTTATAGAAACAAACTATAAGTCCATACAGTTAATAAAAAACGCAAAAAGCAAGGGACTTATTTTTAGCCGAAACAGGTTGCTTAATCTAACCAAAGCAAAATATGCCATAACATTGGATGACGATGCGCATATTGTTTCTCAAAATCCTTTGGAGATAATAGAAACTTTTTTTGAGTCAAATAAAAAGTGCGCTGTGATTGCTTTCAGGGTTTTTTGGGGGAAAACATTGCCGGACAATTTAAATCATACACTTGTAAATGCACGTGTAAAAGGCTTTGTGGGTTGCGGCCACGTTTGGCGTATGGACGTGTGGAGAAGCCTGCCAAATTATCCAGATTGGTTTGTGTTTTATGGGGAAGAGGAATTTGCAGGTTTTCATCTCTTTAAAAAAGACTGGGAAATTTGGTTTGTTCCAGATGTATTGGCACACCATCGTGTGGATGTAAAAGCAAGAAAAAAACATCAAGATTACACGACCAGATTGAGACGTTCATTACGGTCTGGGTGGTATTTATACCTATTGTTTTATCCATTAAAATACATACCTAAAAGGCTAGCTTATACTTTATGGATGCAACTAAAATTAAAAGTTTTTAAAGGCGATTTTAGGGCGTTGTTAGCTATATTGGGAGCAATTTTTGATGTGCTGTTTAATTTAAAAAGACTGATTTTTAATAGAAATGCATTAAATAATTCAGAATATCAAAAATACAAAAGACTTCCAGATACTTTTTTGTATTGGACAAATTAA
- the wecB gene encoding non-hydrolyzing UDP-N-acetylglucosamine 2-epimerase, whose amino-acid sequence MAPICLELTKRYIAFKLCVTAQHRQMLDQVLEFFQLVPDYDLNVMQPNQSLNMLSSRILSEMDTILEKEPFDLVLVHGDTTTSTLVALAAFHRNCKVAHIEAGLRTYNKKSPFPEELNRQLTGRISDFHFAPTQKAKSNLLKENVNKGSIIVTGNTVIDALHITINKIEKGYTNTFIENLCGIINFNRKIILITGHRRESFGSGFENVCEAILEISKKHDVEIVYPVHLNPNVQNVVYEKLSNIKNIHLIAPLDYPSFVWLMRKAVLVISDSGGIQEEAPSLSIPVLVTRETTEREEGIASGCSILVGTNTNKIIHEANRLLATDKANNKMTNPYGNGLAAIKIVDFIQNNIWVND is encoded by the coding sequence ATGGCGCCAATATGCTTAGAGTTAACTAAAAGATACATAGCTTTTAAACTCTGTGTAACAGCACAACATAGGCAAATGCTTGACCAAGTGTTAGAGTTTTTTCAATTAGTGCCAGATTATGATTTGAACGTGATGCAACCCAATCAAAGTTTGAATATGTTAAGCTCTAGGATATTGTCCGAAATGGATACGATATTAGAGAAAGAACCCTTTGATTTGGTATTGGTACATGGTGATACAACCACATCAACATTAGTGGCTTTGGCAGCATTTCACAGAAATTGCAAAGTAGCCCATATAGAAGCAGGTTTAAGAACTTATAATAAAAAATCACCATTTCCAGAGGAACTGAATAGACAATTAACGGGTCGAATTTCAGATTTTCATTTCGCACCTACTCAAAAAGCAAAAAGTAATCTTTTAAAAGAAAATGTAAATAAAGGAAGCATTATTGTTACAGGAAATACCGTTATTGACGCACTACACATTACTATAAATAAAATTGAAAAGGGTTATACAAATACCTTTATTGAAAATTTATGCGGAATCATTAATTTCAATAGAAAAATTATTTTGATAACGGGTCACCGAAGAGAAAGTTTTGGATCTGGGTTTGAGAATGTTTGTGAAGCCATTTTAGAGATTTCAAAAAAGCATGATGTTGAAATCGTGTATCCAGTGCATTTAAACCCGAATGTTCAAAACGTGGTTTATGAAAAACTATCTAACATTAAAAACATTCATTTAATAGCACCTTTAGATTATCCTTCGTTTGTATGGTTAATGCGTAAAGCTGTTTTAGTAATTTCTGATTCCGGAGGTATTCAAGAAGAGGCTCCATCTTTAAGTATACCTGTTTTAGTAACCCGAGAAACAACCGAACGAGAAGAAGGTATAGCATCGGGATGTTCTATTTTAGTGGGGACCAATACCAATAAAATTATCCATGAAGCAAATAGACTATTAGCTACAGATAAAGCGAACAATAAAATGACCAATCCTTATGGTAATGGGCTAGCAGCTATTAAAATAGTTGATTTCATTCAAAATAATATTTGGGTAAATGACTAA